Within Microcebus murinus isolate Inina chromosome 8, M.murinus_Inina_mat1.0, whole genome shotgun sequence, the genomic segment gtttcTAGGGGttgaaggaagggaggaatgaaGAGTGATTGCAAATGAATATGGTGTTTCTTTTGGTGGTAATGAAAATGCTCTGGAATCAGATAGTGGTGATCCATTCACAACTCCATGAATGTAAAAAAATCCACTaacttgtacattttaaaagggcaGATTTTGTGGCACATAAAATTACATCTAAATAAAGtcgttattttataaaaagaaaaaatatcaatccTTTCCCACTACTATCTGCAGCCTAgacaaattaaatcagaatttctgggagtAAGAGGACCTGAGCACTGGTATTTTTTCTAAGTTTCTTGATGTATAGCCAGCATTGATAACTATATAGGAGACAAAaaagctactattaatattaattcagTTCTATGCAGCTCCCTTATTCCCAAAGCAAAAACAATACACCTGAGTACATGAATTCAAATTcagtttaaattataaatttcattttaatggatTCTGatcttattttgttcttctgtGTGCGCATATGGTATGTTgtttcaaataacttttttttaaatcataattattGACATACCcctaaataataacaaaaattgtttttgtttgtattaaaATTGAATCAACAACACAAAGCAATTTGTTGTTTCAGAAAAATTTTGGAGGGTCTTTTGGTTGCAAAGTTGATTCTCAGTGCTTAAGTGGTCTCTTTCTCAAGTGATTGTGGCTGATCTGGTCTTTAGTTCTGTGTTTTAGTTCTGGCTTTACTCACCATTTACTCAGTGACTTTAGACAACCATCTAATGTTTCTGATTCaatgaaacagacaaaagaaaGGAACATATATTCATGTGCCAGCAATGAGGATACAATCAGGGACAAGACAGATGTGTCCTCCTCCCTCATGGAGGTGATAAGCTAGTGTcagtttctttgcttttaaagtgAAGAGATTGAATTAAATGGTCTccaaattctttgatttttttttattggggtAGCAAAATGGTAGAAGATGAACCAGAGAGATAATTCTTGTGAAACCCTTCCATTTTTGTGATGTAAGGAAACATATCTATGAACTTCTATGAATTAACTGTGtaagagaaattaaagcaaattCTATGGATTATGTATTTACTTATCTCTTTATACTACCCTTggaatggccaataaacaaagtcaaaatGTTTCAGAATCTTACAGCTAACTCTACCCCTACACCTATACCTAACCCTACCATGatattaaccctaaccctaaccctttgACTCTAatactaaacctaaccctaagcctGGACCACTAAACTTAAgcctaaccctaatactaactCCTAACCCCAAACACACAACCTTAACCCAAACCTTAACCCCTATCCCTAACTTTAATGCTAATCCTAACctcctaattctaaccctaaacctaaccctaagctCTAACCTATAACCCTAACCTATAACCCATATCCCTAACCTTAAAACTAACATCCTAATCCTAACCATAACACCCTGTCCTTAACCCTAATCCCCTAAACTTAACTCTAAACCTAATATTAACCTAACCCTAATATAACAGaaagttccaaaatattttaattccttcaCAAAAGCCTgtattacaatttaaaaacaaacctaTCTGTGCATCTGTGTCAGGCGTTAAAGCCACTTCCAAGTGTATCACTCAATCAGGAAATTAGCCTAATGCATGATTAACTTCTTAGGGATCTCAATACAGACTCAAAAATTCCAAGTGCATAGTGGTGGTGCTCAATGCCAATAGAAAACTATATTCTGCCTTCCAGGTGAAAATATGCTCCATTGCTCCATTCAGAGGAGGATGAAAATGATATcaaaatgtaaacttttaaacttttgataTAATTATCTCCCCAAGAGCTCCTAAATCTTCATCAGCCAAGAGAAAGCCTTTGCTAGAGATCTGTTGATTTggtttattaacatatttttttcaggaaaaaaagattgtCCTTATACTGTTGTTTtaagcaaatgtttttttttcccccagaaaacaAGATTTTGGTGAAGCAGTCGCCCATGCTTGTGGTGTATCACAATTTGGTCAACCTTAGCTGCAAGTATACCTACAACCTCTTCTCAAAGGAGTTCCGGGCATCCCTTTATAAAGGAGTCGATAGTGCCGTGGAAGTCTGTGTTGTGAATGGGAATTACTCCCATCAGCTTCAGTTTCACTCAAATACGGGGTTCAACTGTGATGGGAAATTGGACAACGAATCAGTGACATTCTACCTCCGGGATTTGTACGTTAACCAAACAGATATTTACTTCTGCAAAATCGAGGTCTTGTATCCTCCTCCTTACCTAGACAACGAGAAGAGCAATGGAACCATTATCCATGTGAAAGGTAACATGCAGCTCTCCCAGTGGCACCACCCTAATGTGATGGTTTTCAAGGCCACCATCAGTGGCAGGGTTAAATAAGTCCTAAGTGATGTGATACTAATAAAGGcaatgttttcaaaaaatttttttttctttcactttagaGGAGATTCAAGGTTATATCTTGACTATCTTTACTTTACCTCATTGACTTCGAGTGGGAGAGTAAGGGGTGAGGTTACAGCCCATGGGAATAGATCATTTATAACATTACTCCGCATTTGAGTGGGTCATGGCAGAAAAAAGGTTGCCATTAAAAGGTAAGCCCAGTTACCCTCAAGCAGCAGCTGGGTCTAATGCATCAAGACTAAGACGAATGAGTTCTATttctaattaattctttttttgtgcCCCATGGTCTTCCTCTCAAAAATACGTTTTCAGTTTCTAAAACATACAAAGGATGCTAGACTAGAAACCAGGGGATGTGAAATTTGCTATTAATCAACTCTATGATCTTGGAAAAGTCACCCAACTTTTTCATGGCCCAACAGTCAATAACATGGAACAGTTGATGAATTAGTGAAAATAAGTCTACTGAGCTTATGTTCTCTCTAAATGTTGGAGAGAAAAATCACAAGATTCCCAAACTCAGAATACAGTCTATTGGTAACAACAAGTAAAATTGAGAGTAGTCAGATCATTTTTTGGATACACTTCAGGGATACACTACAGCTTTTCCTTTCTGTGGAATGATAAACAAGAAAATGGATGCTCTCAGTTTTGTATCTAATACTAGCATAattccaataaatgttttttcccTCCTATGCCAGAACAGAGCTATGCTGTGGTGAAAGATAGGATACTAAATAAGGAAAGAACCATTAAACTGAATGTGGCAGAGTAGCTTTTGTGTTCTGGCAAAATAGATGCAATTAATGTGTGAATATTTTGCTTAATGAGCCCCATTCAGATTTGTAATATCTCTAATGTCCAGGCAGAATATTTTAATTGGATCAAgttaaaggttaaaaaatatgctattttggAAGTTAAGGGTAGAACACATTTTCTCTATATGAATGATATACTACGTTAGGATATTATATATGGACAAATACATAATATATCATTTGTATTAGAATTGGAAAAGATACCAATGATTCTCTACTCAGTAATTTTCAATCctgtttacatatttataaatctgGGTAGGCTTTTAAAAGACACTAATGCCTGAGTCCAACCCTGCAATTCTGATGCAATTGATATGTGTTGAGAAAAGGGTGCttgacaattttatatttttcaaacttcCTCAGttaattctaatgtgcagccaggactgaaaaaaaaaaaaaatcaatggattaGAAGAGTTTTGGTattctttctagttttaattttctccAGTTTTGAATAGAAgtcttcccctcccctttctgA encodes:
- the CD28 gene encoding T-cell-specific surface glycoprotein CD28, producing the protein MMFRLLLALNLFPSFHIAENKILVKQSPMLVVYHNLVNLSCKYTYNLFSKEFRASLYKGVDSAVEVCVVNGNYSHQLQFHSNTGFNCDGKLDNESVTFYLRDLYVNQTDIYFCKIEVLYPPPYLDNEKSNGTIIHVKEKYFCPEPQFPESSKPFWALVVVGGVLAFYSLLVTVALCACWMKSKRSRLLQSDYMNMTPRRPGPTRKHYYQPYAPARDFAAYRS